In Portunus trituberculatus isolate SZX2019 chromosome 36, ASM1759143v1, whole genome shotgun sequence, one DNA window encodes the following:
- the LOC123513691 gene encoding uncharacterized protein LOC123513691 produces MFRSKTTELPPCPQRPSWEDMEEDLRNSKKSDVVFNFAKTTLDSKGSQEERRPSNADSEATEAGSKDASEEEMFQLAVEFVERNDSLIASAEKLAEESERLREVSESLRETVEEVKKQALVAIDGC; encoded by the exons ATGTTCAGGAGTAAGACAACAGAATTACCCCCGTGTCCCCAGCGCCCCTCGTGGGAGGACATGGAGGAAGACCTGAGGAACTCCAAGAAGAGTGATGTTGTCTTCAATTTCGCCAAAACTACTCTTG ATAGCAAAGGGAGCCAGGAGGAACGGCGGCCCAGCAATGCTGACTCGGAGGCAACTGAGGCAGGCAGCAAGGATGCAAGTGAAGAAGAAATGTTCCAGCTAGCAGTGGAGTTTGTGGAGCGGAACGACAGTCTGATAGCCAGTGCCGAGAAACTAGCCGAGGAGAGCGAGCGACTGCGGGAAGTGAGTGAGAGCCTGAGGGAGActgtggaggaggtgaagaaacagGCACTGGTGGCTATTGATGGCtgctga